The nucleotide sequence AGAAGTAGAACCAAATAAGCCACAGTCCAACTTTCGCACACCCTCCGGCGTAATTTAATATCAGAAACCGTCTCCTGAATTCAAGTTTGCCTAGAGCTTCTAATTGTGTGTGCCCATCGTGTCTTTCTTGGTCTACAGCCAAGGACTGATTAGTGAGAGCTTCAAAAATAGATAGTTATCACAAACAAACAATTGATCACGAtgatgttttttgtaatttgggTTTATAGTGCTTCTAAATGCtgttttaattgagttttcTGTGTTTGGTCGATTTGTTGTTGCGGATGGgtgatatgtttttttttttctttcagttagGAAACGGAGCCTTtcagagtttgtaatttttttttttggggttttttcaAGCAGCTGTGTTAAAGGTATAtgatgtgttttttttctttttgctttattCTTGCTGATTTGGGATGGTTTTTACATTGTATTTTTGTTATAAGTTTGTTGTCCCATTTTTGTGATGGACTTGGAATGAAATGGGATTGGCGGGTGATAAAAATTTCTATCTAGCTAGGGAAAGGTCACAATGTTCAGATTTTGCAGGCGGGATATTAGGGTGAGGGAAAAATGGGAAAGAGAGCATGGAAGACAAATTTAGGAATAGAGATAGGAAAACTACTCAAAAGATTATGACAGAGGAATGGGTTGGGttaatttggaatttttttttttttgactgatttgggatattttttttttttttttttttttgctgtgaTTGCCAAGTCAGCTTGAAAGAGAGCAATAACCAAATTATTCGAAGATAGGTTCTTTACATAATTAGGTTCATGCATGTAGCTGATCTCCTTCTCCATGCATATGGAAAGGGCCTGCTCATACTCTGTCAGTCAGGATATTGTACTGACATTAATTTGCAAAAATAGTGTCTTTATGTTGTTAACGGTGTCTCCGTTTGGTTGAACACTATTATGTGATATGCTCCCTCTGTTTGTAAAGCAAAATAAACTGGTTGGAGTATCCTCTAATAGGCTCCTGCAATCTTTTAATGTGCTCTTGCAATCTTTTTAATTACTCTGTTATTTCCTTTAGTTATGGGTATCTGACATTCTGTTTTATTTCTATATATGTTGTTCCAATGGAATCAAGTGCCAAAATTATAACAAACATCCTTTAGTCAAGTTGGACACTTTTCCATATAATGTTTGGTTCAGGGATCCTCGTACAAACATAATATTCTTATGTATTTCAATCAGACTTGACCCTCATGGTTTAATATGTGTAAACTGAAGCTTGGTTCTGTTTCTTCAGTTTCGTATGGAAATAGACCACCTGTTTTTTTTGCCTTTCAACAGTTGTGGTTCCAAAATTAGCAACTTGAACAAGTTCATAACACTTTCTGTTTCAAATTACCTGTTGAACTAGTTGCCTACACTGCAGGACACATATTATATGTGTGAACTATATGTTTCTTCTGTTTCTTaaggaaacaattttttttggaaaccatCTCTTTCTAATCAAACACGTACAGTTTCTTCTCACTCATTCTGCAATTTGTTTATATGCTAACTCACTTAAATGTgtacaaaagcaaaaaaatttaTCTTACCGGCCTCATTCATTCATGTATCTCTCTGTTTGTTCGTAATTGTCTTaaatttattcaacttaaatgtgttttatcCATCTGATTATGTCTGAACCAGCTGGTTCCCGCAGCAACGCGTGAGCGTAATTTCTAGTGAACATTAAACAGAAGAGAACACAATTCTTTTGTGAAAATGTCTGCATACTGATCTGTAGAAGCTACAAAATGTAACAAAACAGTCCCTTGTTGAACTCTTTCACGTACAAAATAACAGTCAGTTTCAATATGCTTGGCCTTGGAGTGCAATACTGGATCCATTGCTAATGCCATGGCAGAAATGTTATCACAGTGAAGTAAAGGAGTATCAGAACTTACAATGTGTAAGTCCTTGAGTAGCTGTTGAATCCAAACAATTTTTGGAGTAGTATTGCATTCCTTTTATGAATTCTCCCGTTTgctgaaaaaagaaggaaaatttgaTCCATatacttgtttatattttttttcaaagtttaaaACCTTTTTGTTGCTGTAATATTGTATGAAGTTATGAACTATACCTCAAATCCAAAGAAAACGTGAATAAAAACAGTAAAGGCTTGGAATCTCTCATATTTGTGTTCAATTCTAAGAAGTTATATGCACCAACACGAAATATAAATTACGACATATCATTTATTTCTTGCCTTGAAGAAGTTGTAGTAAAATCAAGGAACAAAACAACGAGGGATAGgtgtgcggaaatcatttcccGTATATTATCGAGCCTCAAGTACTGAAATAGTGACTTCATTAGCTGAGCATGCTTTAGAAGAATGACTGGCTTCGAGTTCAGTCAAATCCCTTTCACTATAAAACCCAGGTTTCAAAGGTTGAGGCAATGCACCTTCACCACTCAACATTAGAACTGCAGCTGACATGCTCGGCCTGTCCTCTGGATTCCGCTGCACGCACAAAAGACCCACATGAATTGTTCTTACAACTTCAAACAGAGTGATGGAGTCCTCTACCGATGTATCAAGTAGTTCGAGAGGCCTGCCTTCTGTGTGTAGCATCCATGCCTAAAACACAAAAACTAGTCTACTTAGTAGAAGTAGCAGAGTTGAGTGATAAGAATTTTTAACTTGACATTTGATGCTGTCACGCTCACATGTCCAAGAAGGTTGAGTTTGTGGTCTGGATGAGAGAATCCTCTATTTTTGCTCCCACTCACTATCTCTAGCACCAGAACACCAAAGCTATAGACGTCGGACTTTATAGAGTAGAAACCATCAATTGCATATTCTGGGGACATGTAACCGCTGCAAACCAATGTGTCAGAAAAACATTTTTATACGCAAAGAATCTAGTCTTTCTgttaatgttttcaaaaaatcttaaaaaacaGTCATACAATTGTGTTTTAGGATACTTACTATGTTCCAACCACTTTCTTCGTCTCTGCTTTCGTTTCATTTCCTCCGAAGCTTCTAGCCAAGCCAAAGTCTGAGATTTTCGGGTTAAATTCACGGCCTAATAAAATGTTACTTGCTTTGAGATCTCTATGAATAACTCTCAATCTagaatcttgatgaagatagagGAGCCCTCGAGCTATCCCATTAATAATTTCAAAGCGCTTCGGCCAGTCTAATAacatccttcttctttgatctGCAAAATATCATAATTCACAATTGTCAAAAAATACATCGTGCTAGGCTGCTAGCATAAGCGAACTAATCGAACTAAATGCAAGGTTTTTGAGTAGTCAAACCGAAAATAAAAAAGTCTAAGCTCTTGTTAGGCATGAACTCGTAGATCAGTATCATCTCGTCTTCTTGAATGCAGCATCCAAGAAGCTTCACTAGATTCCTATGTTGAAGTTTGGCAATATGTGTaacttcattcttgaactcGTCGAGTCCTTGTCTAGAACTTTTTGAAAGCCTTTTCACAGCGATTTCTTGTCCATCTTCCATCGTACCCTGAAATCCAACAGCATATGTTATGACCAAAATTCATGCTTTGTGGTTTGCACACTACTTGTATCCATCATTCCATATTTTGACCACAAGTACATGTAACTATACAACTTCTACAACTTCAAAACTATGAAGGACTCTCTGGTTTTACCTTAAAGACAGATCCAAAACCGCCTTCACCAAGTTTGTTTTCAATTGAAAAGTTACCGGTTGCAGAAACTATAGTCATCAAGTCAAATAACGGTAATTCCAAATCCTCCTTTTGGTTGTGTCCCAGTTTTCCTGTAAAGACACAGTGACGGGTGAAAAAAACTCCCTATACTACTGAACTATGTAGTTTGGAAAGCAGAGGGGCAAAATAGTACGGCCAACTTACCAACTTTTTGGTGCTGCTTCTTCCAAACAAAAAACAGCAGGGCAAGGCCCAAGAGCAGCAGTCCGGTAGACAACACAGTAGTGCttattatgattttcattttctttgcaTTGGATTCAGAGTATTTAGCGTTGATCTTTGCATCATCTTCATAATCTACAAATGATATTTTGAAGACAGAAAATCTATGAGTCGGAaagtaataaacaaaaaaaataaaaactgtatAATTTCTATCATCCAACTAATAGTTTCTAGTTTGTGAGACAATTCTAAAAGAGGATATTGCTTATGGTGTCAAAATTCGAAGTTATAACTATTAGAATTAGTATAATGTTTCACTTCGTTATGTCTTGACTTTGTTTCGAGCATATGATTATGAATTTATGACTGAATGCAAAGTCACCAACAGGTGTTTTTTACATACCTAGTTCTGCTGCGGCCATTCTTATATAAATATCTTGCCCGTTTTCGGAATAGTATCTTATATCAATCAGACCGCCGTACCACAGCAAGCACCCAGTTCCTCCATCCCGAATATCCAAATTTGTATAAGCCGTGCAGGAGCAGTTCTTCATGCACACCATCTGGCATTCCTTGAGGTTCATACTTCTGTTAAACCAGGATTGTTCTGTGCTAGGCAATTTCAAACCCGAGTACTTTTGGAACACGTCTCCGGTGCAATTTAGAGAAGTCTTTCTCACACAACCATCAGACCAATCTACCAAATCCCATTCTTTCGGAAACTTTGGTGTAAATCCTTTCAAACAGCTACAAACCGGGGACTTTTCAATGTTACATGCACCATATACACCACAGAATGCATAGTTGTCACAGTTATCAATCTGGGCTGTTAGGTAAAGAAACCAATCTTTGGTTCTATCAATCCATGTGTAGCGCTGCACAAGTCCATCTGAAGTTAACACCACCCTCGAAAAGATTGAGCTGTTGTGAAGCTTGTAACTGTAGTACATTTTATCCggctcagaaacaaaaccgtatgTGTATATTGGGTTTGGATTTAAATGAGGCGTTCCACTGAACCGGACTCCATTCCATGGTCCAGTCCGAAATTTTATGACCGAACCGTTGCTCACAAATATTTCTTGATATCCTTTGGGACCAAGTTGATATGTATAATTGCCTTGAGAAGGATCCTGAGGACTTTTCCATGATCTAAGATGGCAATTGAAGCCTGTAACTGTGTTCCTACCAATCTCCATTCCTGGTAAGAATGTATCGCCAGGGTAATCAAAACTTTGCCACAGAAAGTTCTCAGAGTCATCATCACTACTATCTATCACGACAAGATTACCCGAATCCAAAAGGCGTGCCACTGGATTCTGTGCAGTTCTCGATGTGTTGGAGGACCAAACTGTGCTCATGTTGTGGTTGAGGACAAGAATTCCGGGGCTGGTGACCTTCAAAACGCCGGACAAATCAGCGAGGGGCTTGTCTCTGTTGGCAATCCATACAATGGTTGTAACAGATATCTGCTTGTACCATATCGCCACGTACCGTCTATTAGAAGCATCAGGATACTTGTAAAATCCTAGCTCAAACGTACCGCCAGTGGAAACTACAGTCTCACCGTCTCTAATGGACTGAAATGTACTTGTGGCGTCATCAGCTGTGGAGAATACTGCTGCGACGATGAGCAGCAAAGAAGAGTAGAAAAGAAGCAAGCACATCTTAGCCGAAGCTTTTGACGGATTTTTCATAATGTGATTTGAATGTTTGTCTGTCATTTGAACACCTTATTGAAATAACATTGATACCATTTCCTGCAAGCAACCAATCATTTTCAAGTTCAATATTGTTGAATACTCGGGTGCGTGGGAAGACAAATTGTTCTCCAAAGTTTGAAACTGAGAAAGTTGTCTTCTATCCGAAGTAGACTTCGCATTCAGTTAAGAATGATGTTGTCGTAGCCGGATATTTCACTATGACAACTAAGATATTTTCATCTAGTAGAAAATATCCGAATTAATATGTGGTCATATACAGTTCCCTCGGCTCAAAGGAAACTTAAATGTCTGATTGGTGTACTCTTTCGCATTAGTCTTGTATTCGATAtcgttttctttccttttcaatTCTTGTAATTCAAGATTAATCCCAATCTAGAAAGTTTGAATAAGAGCGTCTTCGGTGGGCGATAATATTCCCTATAACTGGTTGTATGCTCATTGTGTCTATCTCCCAAATCacgttaatttttttcatttcaaagtCAATATGTTACACATGTAATGGATTAATTTGGTACCCTGTCATTTTCTCTAGTTATATTTTGGCGGGACTTGTTCAGAATGATTCCAGGACGACTGACTTCTATTTCTTATGCCGCTGTATCTACCATTCCCTGCGGATTTTCTTGGTTGCTGATTCTTGGTTGCTGATTAAGTTgtgcacaaaagaaaaaaaccattAGCTCATACCATACTGCAGTAAACATTAGGAAATAC is from Malus sylvestris chromosome 5, drMalSylv7.2, whole genome shotgun sequence and encodes:
- the LOC126621138 gene encoding G-type lectin S-receptor-like serine/threonine-protein kinase At4g27290, yielding MTDKHSNHIMKNPSKASAKMCLLLFYSSLLLIVAAVFSTADDATSTFQSIRDGETVVSTGGTFELGFYKYPDASNRRYVAIWYKQISVTTIVWIANRDKPLADLSGVLKVTSPGILVLNHNMSTVWSSNTSRTAQNPVARLLDSGNLVVIDSSDDDSENFLWQSFDYPGDTFLPGMEIGRNTVTGFNCHLRSWKSPQDPSQGNYTYQLGPKGYQEIFVSNGSVIKFRTGPWNGVRFSGTPHLNPNPIYTYGFVSEPDKMYYSYKLHNSSIFSRVVLTSDGLVQRYTWIDRTKDWFLYLTAQIDNCDNYAFCGVYGACNIEKSPVCSCLKGFTPKFPKEWDLVDWSDGCVRKTSLNCTGDVFQKYSGLKLPSTEQSWFNRSMNLKECQMVCMKNCSCTAYTNLDIRDGGTGCLLWYGGLIDIRYYSENGQDIYIRMAAAELDYEDDAKINAKYSESNAKKMKIIISTTVLSTGLLLLGLALLFFVWKKQHQKVGKLGHNQKEDLELPLFDLMTIVSATGNFSIENKLGEGGFGSVFKGTMEDGQEIAVKRLSKSSRQGLDEFKNEVTHIAKLQHRNLVKLLGCCIQEDEMILIYEFMPNKSLDFFIFDQRRRMLLDWPKRFEIINGIARGLLYLHQDSRLRVIHRDLKASNILLGREFNPKISDFGLARSFGGNETKAETKKVVGTYGYMSPEYAIDGFYSIKSDVYSFGVLVLEIVSGSKNRGFSHPDHKLNLLGHAWMLHTEGRPLELLDTSVEDSITLFEVVRTIHVGLLCVQRNPEDRPSMSAAVLMLSGEGALPQPLKPGFYSERDLTELEASHSSKACSANEVTISVLEAR